The Acidobacteriota bacterium genome window below encodes:
- the murD gene encoding UDP-N-acetylmuramoyl-L-alanine--D-glutamate ligase produces MAEPVETYVVMGLARSGLAAARRLLDEGAAVRATDIKPRPQLETEAAALEAADGGAGRLTLTLGEHPSGLLDGARAVILSPGIPLTVPFLAEASRRGIPVWSEVEFAFRRLKGVLVGITGSNGKSTTTALTAHVLANAGRRAVAAGNIGTPLSEFIPEDAPEAVYVTELSSFQLESVDTFRPRIGAILNITPDHLDRYPSMAEYEEAKWNLFRNMAEGDAAVLNARDGRLAEGVVRLEGPVYWFDARPAVPKDLLKGAGVYDHHIWLNTDGRPVCLMGVDEVPLPGPHNLENALAAAVMARLLGLDDARVREGIRSFRALEHRLEPVAEIAGRLFVNDSKATNVDSTLLALKSYRRPLVLILGGKDKGSPYTPLLEPIRKGVRHCLLIGKAAPLIAEALGPGLPHSFCETLEEATRRAFALSEPGDAVVLSPACASYDMFDNFEHRGRVFKETVRALEGENDGSGGKTP; encoded by the coding sequence ATGGCAGAACCCGTGGAAACCTACGTGGTGATGGGGCTGGCCCGGAGCGGTCTGGCGGCCGCGCGCCGCCTGCTGGACGAGGGGGCGGCGGTCCGGGCGACGGACATCAAGCCGCGCCCGCAGCTCGAGACGGAGGCCGCGGCCCTGGAGGCGGCGGACGGCGGCGCGGGCCGGTTGACCCTCACCCTCGGGGAACACCCGTCCGGCCTGCTGGACGGGGCCCGCGCCGTGATCCTGAGCCCGGGAATCCCGCTGACCGTGCCGTTCCTCGCGGAAGCCTCCCGCCGGGGCATCCCCGTCTGGAGCGAGGTGGAGTTCGCCTTCCGACGCCTGAAGGGTGTGTTGGTGGGCATCACGGGCTCCAACGGGAAGAGCACCACCACGGCCCTCACCGCGCACGTCCTGGCGAACGCGGGTCGACGGGCCGTGGCGGCGGGCAACATCGGGACCCCGCTGAGCGAGTTCATCCCGGAGGACGCCCCCGAGGCCGTTTACGTCACCGAGTTGTCGAGTTTCCAGCTGGAGTCGGTGGACACCTTCCGGCCGCGGATCGGCGCCATCCTCAACATCACCCCGGACCACCTGGACCGGTACCCGTCCATGGCGGAGTACGAGGAGGCCAAGTGGAACCTCTTCCGCAATATGGCCGAGGGGGACGCCGCGGTCCTCAACGCGCGGGACGGGCGTCTCGCGGAGGGGGTGGTGCGCCTCGAGGGCCCCGTGTACTGGTTCGACGCCCGGCCGGCCGTCCCGAAGGACCTGCTGAAGGGGGCCGGGGTTTACGACCACCACATCTGGCTCAACACGGACGGCCGCCCGGTCTGCCTCATGGGCGTGGACGAGGTCCCCCTGCCGGGGCCGCACAACCTCGAGAACGCCCTGGCGGCCGCCGTCATGGCCCGCCTGCTCGGGCTCGACGACGCCCGGGTCCGGGAGGGCATCCGTTCCTTCCGGGCGCTGGAGCACCGGCTGGAGCCGGTGGCGGAGATCGCCGGGCGGCTGTTCGTGAACGACTCGAAGGCCACCAACGTGGACTCCACCCTCCTGGCGCTCAAGTCGTACCGGCGGCCGCTGGTCCTGATCCTGGGGGGCAAGGACAAGGGAAGCCCCTACACGCCCCTCCTGGAGCCCATCCGCAAGGGTGTGCGCCACTGCCTGCTGATCGGGAAGGCGGCGCCCCTCATTGCCGAGGCCCTGGGCCCCGGGCTCCCCCACTCCTTCTGTGAAACCCTCGAGGAGGCCACCCGGCGCGCTTTCGCGCTGTCGGAACCGGGGGACGCCGTTGTGCTCTCCCCGGCGTGCGCCAGCTACGACATGTTCGACAACTTCGAGCACCGCGGCCGGGTTTTCAAGGAAACGGTCCGCGCCCTGGAGGGCGAAAACGACGGTTCGGGCGGGAAAACCCCATGA